A region from the Chitinivibrionales bacterium genome encodes:
- a CDS encoding branched-chain amino acid aminotransferase, producing the protein MARNIDWKNLGFQYLQTEHYVKCEFKNGKWGKIHTCTDPRITLHIAATCLHYGQACFEGLKAFCRKDGTVAMFRPDENAKRLISSARRLVMEPPPQELFLSAAEKLIMLNKAYVPPYGTGASLYLRPVLVGSSPHIGVHPSEEYVLIMLATPMGPYYKNGFYPVKAYIQEQYDRAAPKGVGNIKAGGNYAAGMMGDLDGKEKGYPICLYLDSATHKYIDEFGTSNFLAITTKGAYVTPESTSVLPSVTNMSLQVIAKDFGLTVERRKIPVTELSRFAEVGACGTAVVITPVYSIRYGKKLFTFGKEHEAGPTLTKLYNEITGIQYGEIKDRHHWMYKVDVK; encoded by the coding sequence ATGGCAAGGAACATCGACTGGAAAAACCTCGGCTTTCAGTACCTGCAGACCGAGCATTATGTCAAATGCGAATTCAAGAACGGGAAATGGGGCAAGATCCATACTTGCACCGATCCCCGCATCACGCTCCACATCGCGGCGACGTGCCTTCACTACGGCCAGGCATGCTTCGAGGGGCTCAAGGCGTTTTGCCGCAAGGACGGCACGGTTGCCATGTTCCGGCCCGACGAGAACGCAAAGCGCCTGATAAGCTCGGCGCGCCGCCTCGTGATGGAGCCGCCGCCCCAGGAGCTTTTTCTTTCCGCGGCGGAGAAGCTCATCATGCTCAACAAAGCGTACGTACCGCCCTACGGCACGGGCGCGAGCCTGTATCTGCGACCGGTGCTTGTCGGCAGCAGCCCGCACATCGGCGTGCACCCGTCGGAGGAATACGTGCTCATCATGCTCGCAACGCCCATGGGGCCGTATTACAAGAACGGGTTCTACCCGGTCAAGGCCTACATCCAGGAGCAGTACGACCGGGCCGCGCCCAAGGGCGTGGGCAACATCAAGGCCGGCGGCAACTACGCTGCAGGCATGATGGGCGATCTTGACGGAAAAGAAAAAGGCTACCCCATCTGCCTGTACCTTGATTCCGCCACGCATAAGTACATCGACGAGTTCGGCACGTCGAATTTTCTGGCCATCACCACGAAGGGCGCGTATGTCACGCCCGAATCAACGTCGGTGCTCCCGAGCGTCACCAACATGAGCCTGCAGGTGATCGCGAAGGACTTCGGCCTCACGGTCGAGCGCCGGAAAATTCCGGTCACCGAGCTTTCACGGTTCGCCGAGGTGGGCGCCTGCGGCACCGCGGTGGTGATCACGCCCGTGTATTCCATCCGCTACGGGAAAAAGCTCTTTACTTTCGGCAAGGAGCACGAGGCTGGTCCGACCTTGACAAAACTGTACAACGAGATAACGGGAATCCAGTACGGCGAGATCAAGGACAGGCATCACTGGATGTACAAAGTAGATGTAAAGTAA